The Meles meles chromosome 6, mMelMel3.1 paternal haplotype, whole genome shotgun sequence genome has a window encoding:
- the LOC123944464 gene encoding olfactory receptor 4F6-like isoform X2, producing the protein MDQVNGSVITEFVLLGLAQSLGMQVFLFLFFSLFYVGIILGNLFIMLTVILDSHLHSPMYILLANLSLIDLGLSSTTVPRMISDLFSGCKIISFHNCMIQMFFIHVMGGVEMVLLIAMAYDRYTAICKPLHYLTTMNPKMCMLLIMAAWIIGVIHAVSQFVFVINLPFCGPNNVGSFYCDFPRVIKLACMDTYRLEFVVTANSGFISMGTFFFLIVSYIFILITVRQHSSKDLSKAFITLSAHITVVVLFFTPCMFLYVWPFPTKSMDTFFAIVDFVITPVLNPAIYTLRNRDMKVAMRRLSRQVVNIRK; encoded by the exons ATGGACCAAGTAAATGGCTCTGTCATAACTGAGTTTGTGTTACTGGGACTTGCACAATCCTTGGGAATGcaggttttcctttttcttttcttctctttgttctatGTGGGAATTATCTTGGGAAACCTCTTCATTATGTTAACAGTGATTTTGGATTCTCACTTACATTCCCCCATGTATATCCTGCTGGCCAACCTATCACTCATTGACCTAGGCCTTTCATCCACCACAGTTCCTAGGATGATCTCTGATCTTTTCAGTGGTTGCAAAATCATTTCCTTTCACAACTGCATGATACAAATGTTCTTTATTCATGTCATGGGAGGAGTTGAGATGGTACTGCTCATAGCCATGGCATATGACAGGTACACAGCAATTTGCAAGCCTCTCCATTATCTAACTACTATGAATCCCAAAATGTGCATGCTTTTGATAATGGCTGCTTGGATCATTGGGGTGATTCATGCTGTGTCTCAGTTTGTTTTTGTCATAAATTTACCTTTCTGTGGCCCTAATAATGTGGGGAGCTTTTATTGTGATTTCCCTAGAGTTATTAAACTTGCATGCATGGACACTTATAGACTAGAATTTGTGGTCACTGCCAACAGTGGCTTCATATCTATGGGcaccttctttttcttaattgtatCATACATCTTTATTCTGATAACTGTCAGACAACATTCTTCAAAAGATTTATCCAAAGCATTCATCACTCTGTCAGCTCACATCACTgtagtggttttatttttcactccATGCATGTTTCTCTATGTGTGGCCTTTCCCTACCAAGTCAATGGATACATTTTTTGCCATTGTGGACTTCGTCATCACTCCTGTATTAAATCCTGCCATCTATACTTTAAGGAACAGAGATATGAAGGTGGCAATGAGAAGGCTGAGTCGACAAGTTGTAA ATATAAGGAAATAA
- the LOC123944464 gene encoding olfactory receptor 4F6-like isoform X1, giving the protein MDQVNGSVITEFVLLGLAQSLGMQVFLFLFFSLFYVGIILGNLFIMLTVILDSHLHSPMYILLANLSLIDLGLSSTTVPRMISDLFSGCKIISFHNCMIQMFFIHVMGGVEMVLLIAMAYDRYTAICKPLHYLTTMNPKMCMLLIMAAWIIGVIHAVSQFVFVINLPFCGPNNVGSFYCDFPRVIKLACMDTYRLEFVVTANSGFISMGTFFFLIVSYIFILITVRQHSSKDLSKAFITLSAHITVVVLFFTPCMFLYVWPFPTKSMDTFFAIVDFVITPVLNPAIYTLRNRDMKVAMRRLSRQVVSSREMP; this is encoded by the coding sequence ATGGACCAAGTAAATGGCTCTGTCATAACTGAGTTTGTGTTACTGGGACTTGCACAATCCTTGGGAATGcaggttttcctttttcttttcttctctttgttctatGTGGGAATTATCTTGGGAAACCTCTTCATTATGTTAACAGTGATTTTGGATTCTCACTTACATTCCCCCATGTATATCCTGCTGGCCAACCTATCACTCATTGACCTAGGCCTTTCATCCACCACAGTTCCTAGGATGATCTCTGATCTTTTCAGTGGTTGCAAAATCATTTCCTTTCACAACTGCATGATACAAATGTTCTTTATTCATGTCATGGGAGGAGTTGAGATGGTACTGCTCATAGCCATGGCATATGACAGGTACACAGCAATTTGCAAGCCTCTCCATTATCTAACTACTATGAATCCCAAAATGTGCATGCTTTTGATAATGGCTGCTTGGATCATTGGGGTGATTCATGCTGTGTCTCAGTTTGTTTTTGTCATAAATTTACCTTTCTGTGGCCCTAATAATGTGGGGAGCTTTTATTGTGATTTCCCTAGAGTTATTAAACTTGCATGCATGGACACTTATAGACTAGAATTTGTGGTCACTGCCAACAGTGGCTTCATATCTATGGGcaccttctttttcttaattgtatCATACATCTTTATTCTGATAACTGTCAGACAACATTCTTCAAAAGATTTATCCAAAGCATTCATCACTCTGTCAGCTCACATCACTgtagtggttttatttttcactccATGCATGTTTCTCTATGTGTGGCCTTTCCCTACCAAGTCAATGGATACATTTTTTGCCATTGTGGACTTCGTCATCACTCCTGTATTAAATCCTGCCATCTATACTTTAAGGAACAGAGATATGAAGGTGGCAATGAGAAGGCTGAGTCGACAAGTTGTAAGTTCTAGGGAGATGCCATAA